From Ptiloglossa arizonensis isolate GNS036 chromosome 10, iyPtiAriz1_principal, whole genome shotgun sequence, the proteins below share one genomic window:
- the Atu gene encoding another transcription unit, with translation MSPTRENLRDSSGDSGSESDNQSGSSRSSHSGTPSNAANSTPDRNSDDENMAPSVGSNVSGRSSRSSSPSIEEKADSRHNSKSPSPARSDSKHSSVGSARSEKSGSQRSRSGTPKSIASNNSDSQRSRSCSPQERTSESPKSTGMLNSPGNVRTEPTDTEQKPDSSEENKDDNESEKSLKTRGSTKSNDSDREGSPVQKKDNSGSVSEPEDGVKRAKPLIDSDSESEVVEKEVIAPTADALFGDASDISTDDEKDKEDEKREKSHSRSRSRSKSRSRSKSRSRSRSRSRSRSRSRSRSKSRSRSRSRSLGRSDSGGEGPSQTVIEGDADKEKEEEPEPPPETRIDVEIPKITTDLGREIHFVKLPNFLSVETRPFDTETYEDEIDEEETLDEEGRARLKLKVENTLRWKDIFDEQGKVVKESNARFVKWSDGSMSLHLGSEIFDVYKQPLQGDHNHLYIRQGTGLQGQAVFRTKLTFRPHSTESFTHRKMTMSLADRSQKTSGIKVLSQVGTNPDQNRYEMIKKEEEKLRMAMRVQSKTKKSTTGSRNPTRSVGGYGGDTYHDDGSDDEGAISLAAIKNKYKKGMNAPVKASNIYSSDEEGSDFETLRPKKNIKGKVLKDSDEESNSGSASESGREDDNQGDNASD, from the exons atgtcACCAACAAGAGAGAACTTACGTGACTCCAGCGGCGATTCAg GTTCAGAATCAGACAATCAATCAGGGTCCTCTAGATCAAGTCACAGTGGTACACCATCTAATGCTGCAAATTCTACACCTGATAGAAATTCTGATGATGAAAATATGGCTCCATCAGTAGGTTCAAATGTTAGTGGAAGATCGTCTAGATCTAGTAGCCCATCTATAGAAGAAAAAGCAGATTCCAGACACAATTCCAAAAGTCCATCTCCAGCTAGATCAGATTCTAAGCATTCAAGTGTTGGGTCTGCACGAAGTGAGAAATCTGGTTCTCAAAGATCTAGAAGTGGTACTCCAAAATCAATTGCATCAAATAATAGTGATTCGCAGAGATCAAGATCATGTTCCCCACAAGAAAGAACATCGGAAAGTCCAAAATCCACAGG AATGTTAAATTCTCCTGGTAATGTGAGAACTGAGCCTACAGATACTGAACAAAAGCCAGACAGCTCTGAAGAAAATAAGGATGACAATGAATCTGAAAAATCTTTAAAAACAAGAG GTAGTACAAAATCTAATGATAGTGACAGAGAAGGAAGTCCAGTTCAAAAAAAAGATAATAGTGGCTCTGTTTCTGAACCAGAAGATGGAGTCAAAAGAGCAAAACCATTAATAGATTCTGATTCAGAAAGTGAAGTAGTTGAAAAAGAAGTGATAGCCCCAACAGCAGATGCTCTTTTTGGAGATGCTAGTGACATTAGTACAGATGATGAAAAGGACAAGGAAGatgaaaagagagagaagagtcaTAGCAGAAGTAGAAGCAGAAGTAAAAGCAGAAGCAGAAGTAAAAGTAGAAGTAGGAGCAGAAGTAGAAGCAGAAGCAGAAGCAGAAGCAGAAGCAGAAGTAAAAGTAGAAGCAGAAGCAGAAGCAGAAGTTTAGGTAGATCTGATAGTGGTGGTGAAGGTCCTAGTCAGACAGTCATTGAAggt gaTGCAgataaggaaaaagaagaagagccaGAACCTCCACCAGAAACTAGAATTGATGtagaaattccaaaaattacAACAGATTTGGGTCGTGAAATACACTTTGTAAAACTTCCAAATTTTCTTtcagtagaaacacgaccgtttGATACGGAAACATATGAAGATGAGATTGATGAGGAGGAAACTTTAGATGAAGAAGGTCGAGCTAGGTTGAAGTTGAAGGTCGAAAATACTCTTCGTTGGAAAGATATCTTTGATGAACAGGGTAAAGTTGTCAAAGAAAGCAATGCCAGGTTTGTAAAATGGTCTGATGGCAGCATGTCTTTACACCTGGGATCCGAGATCTTTGATGTATACAAGCAGCCACTTCAAGGTGATCACAACCATCTGTACATTCGTCAAGGAACGGGTCTTCAGGGTCAGGCAGTATTTAGGACTAAATTGACATTCCGTCCACATTCTACAGAATCCTTTACTCATAGAAAAATGACAATGTCACTTGCGGATAGGTCACAAAAGACTTCTGGTATAAAAGTACTATCACAAGTAGGAACCAATCCAGATCAAAATAGATATGAGATGATTAAA aaagaagaggaaaaattaCGAATGGCAATGAGGGTTCAAAGTAAAACAAAAAAGAGTACTACAGGTAGTAGAAATCCTACGAGATCTGTTGGTGGATACGGTGGTGATACTTATCATGATGATGGTTCAGATGATGAAGGTGCTATTTCTCTGGCAGCAattaagaataaatataaaaagggaatgaatgcgccTGTTAAAG caTCAAATATATATTCATCAGATGAAGAAGGTTCAGATTTTGAAACCCTTAGACCAAAGAAAAACATTAAAGGAAAGGTTCTTAAGGATTCGGATGAAGAATCAAATTCAGGAAGTGCCTCGGAAAGCGGAAGAGAAGATGACAATCAAGGCGATAATGCTAGCGATTAA